ATCTAGATTTGAAGAAATAGGTGATCAAAAAAGTTTATCACTTGTTCGTTTATTACTGGTTCACAATGCCAATGTGGTGTTAAAATTCATGATGCAAATACAAGTTTAAAGCTTTCTAAAGCAAAGACGTTGGCTTTAAAATGAGGCAGCGTTGTAGGGGAGGTGATGAACACTTGTTCAATATTTTCTAATTTTTGATGCAAGCGTTTGGTCCTTTCTAAATCTAAACTTATGCCTACATCATCAATGCATAAAAAAGGTGCCTCTTTGCCTGTGTGTTGCAAGATCTCAAACTGAGCAAGCTTCAGGCTATTTGCAAGCGTGCGCTTTTGTCCTTCGCTTGCAAATAGGCGCGCTGGATTACCATTTATAAAAAGTCCAAGATCTTCTCGGTGAGGGCCAATAGTGGTTGTTTGCATATCTAGATCTTTTGGACGCACATCCAAATAGCTTTTGATATATTTTTGTTCGAGTTCTTCTAGTGTTAAAGGATCGTGCGTGAGTGTTTTAAATTCCATAGTCAAACAATCCTTTTCATCGCTTAAATCGAGCAAAATGGGCGCTGTGGTTTTAGAAAGAAGATCAATGGCGTCTTTTCTTACAAAAGTGAGGTAGGCTGCGCTTTTGGCAAGCTCTTTTTCAAAAATGTCGATATGTTTGAGCTTTTTGAATTTTAGCATCATGTTGCGCTGTTTTAAAGCCCGTTTGTATCGCTGGTGGTGATAGACATAGAGAGGATCTTGAGAAAACAGATGCAGATCTAAAAAATGTCGTCTCTCTTCGGGGCCTTTTTTTATGATATCGATATCTTCTGTTGTCATCACAACTGCTGGCAAAATCCCATACAATTGATACAAGGATGAATAGAGAGTCGAATTGAAGACCACGTGATGGTTTTTGCCATCGGATTGGACTTGCAAATGCTGCACAAATCCATGACCATCAAAGTGCAGATCTAGAAGGAAAGTCTCTTTGGAATACATCACAAGATCGCCTAAGTGGTGCGTACGAAAAGAGTGACCTGTGGCTAAAAAATAGATTGCTTCTAAAAGCGTGGTTTTTCCATGGGCATTTTCGCCCACAAAATGCTGGATGCCTTTTGTAAATTCAAACTCTTGTTTTTCAAACCCTCGAAAATTCTTAAGCGTTAAGTTCAAAAGTTGCATCAGTTTTAACCTGAGTTTTAGGACTGGCGCATTGGCATCACCACAAAGAGTGCTTTTTTTGCATCTTCAATCAGTGTGGGATTAAAAGCATCAATAAATGAAAAAGATAACACCTCATCATTTGTATGACGCAACACATCCAAAATGTGGTGTGGATTGAATGCAATTTCAAAAGGTTTTTGATCAAATTCTACAGGCATGGATACTCTCGCTTCTCCAATTTCATGATGTTGTGAAGAAATGATGAGCTCTGAATTTTCAAAATGGAATTGACATGCTCCCGTGTTTTCGTCAGTGAAGAGAGAAATTTGTCTTAAAATGGTTATAAGCTCTTCTCGATGAATGCCAATGGTATAATGCGTTTCTTGTGGAATGACGCTCTTAAAATCGGGGAAATCTCCAACAAGGAGTTTTGTCACCAGCATGACGTTGGATGTTTCTATGGCAATACGATCTGGGGTTAAATAGAGTACAATCGTTTCATCTACCGTGCGATCAAGGATTTTTTGGATTTCATCCACACCCTTTAAAGGCACAATGTATTCTTGCGTAAAGTCTTGATCGATTTGAATGGTTTTTTCGACTTTAGAAAGGCGACGTGCATCGGTTCCAACCATCATCATCACACCCTTTTCTATTTTGATCAAAATACCTGTCATCAAATAGCGATTTTCATCCTTAGAGGCTGCAAAGGCGGTTTTGTAGAGCATCTCCTTGAGTTCATCTTTAGAAATAGAGATTTTATGAGCATTATCTAAATCGGGAAGTAGGGGGTATTCATTGGTTGGCATACCATTAAGTTTGAATAGAGAAGAGAGCGCTTGGACTTGGCAGATGTTATTTTCATTGACAGAAATTTCCACTTGAGGAGATGTCAGCTCTTTGATGAGTTGAAAAAAACGGCGTGAGGGCAGTGTGGTCGCTCCATTTTCGTTGATTGTGGCATTTAAATAGCATCGAATGCCCACAGTAAGATCTGTCGCTGTCAAAACAAGGCCCTTTTCTGTCGCTTCTATCAAAAAATTGGAAAGAATAGGAAGAGCTGGTCTGGAAGGAACAACGCTTTGAATTTGAGAAATTAGGTCTACAAGTTCACTTTTTGCCATCAAAAATTTCATAAAAAACCCCTTTTTCGGTGTGATTGTTTTGTAACCATTTTTAAAAATTCATACTTGCATGTCAATCGTTTATTTATTTAACTGATGTTACACACTAACTTCTACTCATAGAAAAGCTGCAAGGAACAATCTATAGCGCTTCCCTCGTTCAACTCCCATTCGAGTTGAACTTCGTTACAATACTTGAATATTACCCTTTCGCTCTTCCTCTAAGAAGAATTTAGTGTGTAATATCAGTTCGTAATTCGTTGGATGCGTCTTTTTTCTTCTCTCTCTTTAATCGCATGGCGTTTGTCATATTTTTTCTTTCCGCGAACAAGGGCAATTTCTATTTTGGCGATATTTTTTTTCAAATAGATACAAAGGGGAATCAAAGAAAGCCCCTTTTCTTTGATTTTTTGCGAAATTTTCAAAATCTCTTTTTTATGCATCAAAAGTTTGCGATCTCTTAATTCCTCGTGATTAAATGCGGCTCCATGTTTGTAGGGGACAATCGAAGCTCCCAAAAGCCACATCTCAAAATCTAAAATTTTACAAAATGCACCATCTAGATTTCCGCCATGATTACGCAGAGATTTAATCTCGGTACCAAGCAGCTTGATGCCAGCTTCGTAGGTTTCGATAATCTCATAGTGGTAGTAAGCTTTTTTATTTGAAACAAGTTTTGCCATTCAGTCACCGAACACGGATCTTCCAAATTCCGTTACTATAAAGCATTGTGGATTTTTTGCATCCCCACAATTAATTAGGCCTGCGGCAAAGAGATGTTCGAAAAAGGTGGTTTTTACAAGATGGATTTCCTCATCCATATAGCTTGGATATTGATAGGTGAGTTTACGTCCTACTTGCGTCAATTCAATGCTGGGCTTTTCATTGAGTCCAATGGTAAGAATTTTGGTAAAACTTGTAAAATCTACCCATCCCAAATCCAAAACAGGCACAATGCTTTTTTCACATTCTTTGACATTTTTTTCATTGAGCATCTCTTTGGGACCCTCAAATGTCACAAAAGTGTTTTTAAGATGCCTAAAACAAAAAATGGCCCGATCTTCTAAGTTTTTTTTCAAAAAGTAATCGACATTTTCACACAAAAGTTGTCCGTCTGCGATCTTAGCAAGCTCAAAAAGCACTAATTTTGTGGCAATCAAATTAAAATAGGCTTTTACGTGATCGTTGAGATCTAACTTTAAACGTTTGGCAAGCAACTGAAGAGATTGCGGTTTTAGTTCAACAGAACTCCTAAGAGATGACGCTTCCATCTTGGATTTTTTTGATTCTTTCAATATCAGCTCCATGTCTCTGACAAATGCAAAAGATTCTTCTCTTAAGGGTTTGATGTTAGATGACAACTTTATAGAGCGTGTAAAAAGCAAATATTTTCTCAATTCTGGATAGGGGGTGAGTACCTGGACAAATCCTTGCGTGGTTTTTTCATAATTTAAAATTCCCACAAGGTAAAATTCGAGCAATAAAAGCATTTCATGCAGTTTTTCATCACTTAAGTTAAATTCTTTTTTCAAATCCTCAAAATAGAGCTTATATTCAGAAGTTTGAAAAAGTTTTTCTTTGATCGCTTGAAGAATCGGATCATCGAGTTGAAGCGATTTGATATGTCTGAGATAAAGGTGGGGTTTTTTTAGGTATTTTTCCACAATGCCTTCGAAAATATTATTGACAGATTTTGAAAGTAAATACCAAATAGGTAATAGATGGATGGGAATCTTTTTCAAAAGCGTCTTCAGGTACTCCATTCCAAAAGAATCTTCTTCAAAAAGCTCAAGATAAAACTCAATGATTTTGCGTTTTTGCTTATCTACCAAAAGAATATCTTGAGTGCGTTCAAAAAGGTGGATTTTTTCAAGTTTTGCAAGCGCATTTTCCAATTCACTGTGTGTTAAATGAAGATTTGTCTGTATCTCCTGTACAGAAACTCTCAAAGACGAGCAGCAAATTTCTTCTAAAACTTCTAGATCCTTTAAGGAAAGCTGACTGAAATGGATCCTATTTTCGATATCGGCTTTATAATCGTAATCACCTAAAAAAATTTTCTGTTTTCTAAGTTCTAGAACTTCTGCCATAGTTTTTTGATCCTTGCTAAATCTTAATTTAAAACCCTTTAAAAATCAATCAAACTGTCTATTAAAATAATTATTTGCACTTTTTGACTTAACACCTGACAAATTTTTGTTTTGATTTTCCAAAATGTGTAAACTGATTTTTTGCAAAGTAAACTTATGGAGGACTTATGCGAAAAACATATGGAGGAATTCTTCATCTTGCTGCAGTCATTGAAGATGATTTAGATGGTCGGGATACAGGTCTGAGTAAACCTCAAAGAATCGGATTAGCAGATATTACCACTTCTGTATTGACATGCAGAAGCATAAATACTTCTGAACTGGCTAGCATACTCCCTAGAAAAGTCAAATCTGATGAAAATCGATATCGATACATTAATCGATGGCTAGCTAATGATAAAATTAAACCTTTAAGAGTGATGATGGGTTTTATTCCTGAATTATTAGAAAGCCTATATGACCATAATAAAACGGCTGTGTTGATGATGGATCAAAGCAAAATAAGCGAAGAATTTGAGTGTTTGATGGTTTCTATGCGCATTGGAGATAGAGCTCTTCCTGTTGGCTGGCGTGTGATCAAAACCAAGGAGTCTATTGGCTTCGATATTCAAAAACCTCTTTTAGAAGAAGTACACAAAGGAATGCAAGTTCTTTTACTAGCGGATCGTTTTTATGGTACATCTGCATTGATTTCTTTTTGTCAAAATTTTCATTGGCAATATCGTATTCGTCTTAAAGGAAATTTGATTCTCAAACACCAAGGAGGGGAGATTACTACAAAGGAATTGATAAAGAATAACTTGCATTTTTTAGAAAACGCAACTCTTTCTGAAAGTGGAGTCACGACTTGTGTAGGAGCTCTTCAAGAAGAAGGTCATAAAGAACCCTGGATTATTGCTATGGAGTGCAAGCCAACAAAAGGTCGGATTCTGGACTATGGAATGCTCTGGGGGATTGAGGCACTATTTTCAGATTTGAAAACACGGGGCTTTTAAGTAAAACTAAACTTAAACATCCTGAGAGGATGGAGCGTCTTGTTCTTCTTCTCACGATTGGCTGCTTTTGGGCTGTTTCTACTGGGGCGTTTACTCAAAGAAAACGTCCCGTAAAAAAAAGAAAGGAGAAGTTTAGTTTCATATTTTAAACAGGGGTTGCGAAAACTTCTGGATGCTGTTTTAAACTTACTTCCGATACCGCGGCTTTGGAAGGGACTAAAATATGTCAGGTGTTAAGGGTTATTGAATGTTTTCTTGCGCATTTTACCATCTTTTTACATGTTAAATCAACACTTTATTGCATGATTCTTAAGAAGTTGGATATTACTTCAGGGTCGACTATTTAGCCCTTACATACTCAAAAAAACATTTTACAAATATTGCTCTACGATTTAATAATTGCTATCAAATTAAGAACAAACAGGAAATTTTTATGTCAACTGATCAAATATCTTTTAGAAGAATCCATAAAGTAGAGCTTCAGTTGAGTTCATCGTCGTTAAATTTACCCAGAGATTCCAAACAACTTCTATTATCTCATGATGTATCTATAGCGCCATTACAAGATATATCTATTGCAACTCTGTTTGCCCATGGTGTCGATATGGTTGATCGTGAAATCCTCCAAACAAGCCATGATGATTTTGTTCCCCTCGATATTTCTGTTCAACTCATCGATACTCTTGCTCTTGATGAAATTCAACTTGAAAATGATTTAAAGCTAGCCCTTGCTAAAACTGCCCGTATTTTTGTGGAATTAGTTTTGAAAAAGATTTTAATTCAAGGAAGAGAAATTTATCCTTCCACAATTAAAGAAGTTGTAGAAAAGTTAGACAAAGTTTTATCGACTCTTCCAAAAACAGAAGTAGCCACAAAATATGAACTCAAATGTTGTAAAGCTGCTGCTGTGTTGTGGGAAAGTCCCACACAATTTCTTAAAGGTTTTGTCAGAAAATTCTGGAAAGATTCTCTTCTTATGATGATTAAAACAGATGTGACAAAATCTTTTGAAATGCTTGGAGATCTCTTTGGTCAGTTGTCTTTTGATTTAAAAACTTCTTGGTGTGTGAAAGCATCAAGTATGAATTGGAAAGCTATAGGTGTTGCTCAAGGTAGGTATTCCTTAAAAAAGTTGTTTGAAGGTTTAGATAAGGGGTGGAAACAAGATTCCCATCTTTCTTTTGGTCTTGTTGAAGCGTTAGCACTCATTATTTTAAAATCTCCAGATCATCGAAAAAGTGCTCTAGAAGGAGCTCAAGAAGAAGGCGCAACACATGTAGGCCTTGTTGATTTTGTCACATGGAATATTCCATCAAAAACCGGAAGAGATAAAGCATGGAAAGTCCGCTATCGTGCTATAGAACATCTTGGAGAATTTCAAAATGATAACGAATTATCATCGATTTGTATTCGAGCACTTGTCAAAGTAGCATTGAATGAAAATGGATCACGTATTCACACGCTTTTGGGTAAGGTATTTGAGAAGTGTGAAGATAAAGCTAATTTGGCACAAACTATTTCAATATCGGAAATTGAAAAATGTGTCACTGAGAATGCTGAAAAACAAAAAACTTCTAAAGAAAGGTTAAAGAAAAAGGAAGAAGTTCTGGATAGGGAAAAAGGTTTGGAAGAGGAAAAAACAAAATTTAAGCGAGCAATGGAATTACTAAAGTTAAGGAAATCAAAGCCAAAAGGTGCTGTTTTAGAACTCGCAGGGAGTGATTCTGAAAATGACGCAATACAAAAAGAAGAAGCTCAACTAGCAACCGATCAAAAAGCGATTGAGTCAAGAGAAAATGCTTTGAAAAAAGAGATAGAAGAACTGGAAGAGCTTGAAGAGACTCAAGAGGGTCTGGAAATACAAAAGCACACTCTCGAAAATATTTTAAAATTTACAAAAGGAGCGCCTGATGGCTTCCCCAGTCAGAAGTAATAAGACATTTTCATTTGCAGGATCTCCAGAAAGCTTTAAGAAAAAGTTTAGCCTTTTAGAGGTAGCAACAGGTAGTGAGTTTTCTTTAGCAGAACGCATTCGAAAAATAGAAAGACGTCTTGATGTGGTATGTCGTATCTTACTCCCCCCAACTAAACCTGGAAGAGAGCTGCATGGAACAGGTTTTTTGATAGGTGATGGTCTGATCATGACCAACAATCATGTGCTTACAGATCCAGAAAAATGCAAACAAAGCAAAGCCCAATTTTACTACGAATCTCCAGATAAGGAACATCTAGAAATAGATCTTCATCCAGATGGTCCAGATGGTTTTTTCTATACAAGTCCAACTCCTGATCTTAAAGGTGTCAAGCCTTTGACAACAGAAATGCTTGACTTCACAATTGTATCTTTAAAACCCCTTGAAGAGCTTAAAAAAATCAGTCGTTTTGCTTTTTCACTTTTTCATGATTTGACTCCGTCAAAAGGAGGAAGAGCTAATATCATTCAACACCCCAAAGAAGAAGGTAAAACTCCTTACAAAATGGTTGCATTTGAAGATAACGATGTGACCCATATATTTGAGCTTACTGTTCATTACTCAGCAAAGACTTTAGGGGGATCTTCAGGTGCACCTGTTATGGATGATGAAGGGAGACTCTTTGCTCTTCATCGTGCAGGGTGTGGTGATCATGGAAAATGCAATACAGCTGTACGCATACAGGCAATTGTCACACATCTCGAAAAAAAAGGACTAGGCGAAGTCGTTAAAAGGTATGCTCCTGTTATTCCACCAAAACCCAGTTCTATAATTCGAGTTGATCTTAAAAATATTCATCCAGACTTTGTTGGTAGAGAAAGATATTTACAAGACCTTGAAAAAGCTCTTATTCGAAAAGATCCAGATCCAAATGATCCTCCTGTTGCAAGAGTCCTTTTTGGTGAAGGAGGTGTAGGCAAAAGTGAATTAGCACTTGCTTTTGCAAACCTACATATTAAAGACTTTCTCCTGATTTGCTGGATGGATAGTACATCTCTTGAGGGATATAGAAAATTAGCAGAAGAATTAAAAGTCTTTTTCGATGATAAAACTCCTATAGAAAAAATTCGCGATGAGGTGTTTAAAGCTCTAGAAAAACGTGATACGCCTTGGCTTTTAATCCTTGATAATGCAGAAGAAATTCCTAAATTACCTCCAAGAGGAAAAGGGTGTATTCTGATGACCTCACGTAATCGAAGTGTAGGACATCAAGATGATATTATTGAAGTTAGACCTTTTGATAAGCCAGAAGCATTAGCTCTTTTTGCAAAGGTAACAAGACAAACTCCTACAAAAGAGATGGAAGACTTAGTAAAAGCATTAGAATATTTTCCTCTAGTTGTAAATGAAGCAGCTCATTATATCGCACAGTCTAATGGAAGAGTGACAATACAAAAATATCTTGAGTTTTTTAATGAAAATACCCGTACAATTTTACAACATCTTCCTAAAGATGTACGTTACCCACATCCTTCTTTGTTTGCTTCTTGGCAGATTACTTCTGATCTTCTCAAAAAAAGGCATCGTGAAGCTCTAGAATGGTTGCATATTTGTGCATATTTAAGCCCTAATACTATCCCAGAATCTTGGATCGATATATGGCTACTTAAAAATGGGAAAACTGATGAACTAGAAAGAGAATTTGCCAAAGAAGATATCCTTCGTTCTTTAGAAAACTATTCTCTGATTCGTTATGATGAGAGCTCCAAGAGCTTTTCAATGCATCGATTAAGACAAGAAGTGATGCGTGAACAACAAAAATCTGAAAGAGGAGCTATAGTACAAAAAGCATTTGATTTACTGCATAAATTAGCAGGAAACTTTGATGAAGGTAAAGTCGAAACATGGGAAGAGGGAAAATTATGGCTGCAGCATATTTTAAGTTTTTTGAATTATGCTCAAGTAGACGAATTAAATAAAGAGGAATTAGCTGCTGTTTATTTTCATATAGGCAGAGTGAAGAACTTTAAGATAGAATTTAAAGAGGCTTTAGAATTTTATCAAAAGGCTTTAACAATTAGCCTAGCCACACTCGGCCCCGATCATCCAGATGTGGCCACCACTTACCACAACATGGCGAGTGTCTACGACGCTCAAGGCCTGCATGATAAAGCTTTAGAATTTTATCAAAAGGCTTTAGACATTCAACTAGCCAAACTCGGCCCGGATCATCCACATGTGGCCACCACTTACAACAACATGGCGAGTGTCTACGACGCTCAAGGCCTGCATGATAAAGCTTTAGAATTTTATCAAAAGGCTTTAGACATTAACCTACCCAAACTCGGTCCCGATCATCCAGATGTGGCCACCACTTACAACAACATGGCAAATGTCTACAACGCTCAAGGCCAGCATGA
The Chlamydiota bacterium DNA segment above includes these coding regions:
- the ycf3_3 gene encoding Photosystem I assembly protein Ycf3, with amino-acid sequence MASPVRSNKTFSFAGSPESFKKKFSLLEVATGSEFSLAERIRKIERRLDVVCRILLPPTKPGRELHGTGFLIGDGLIMTNNHVLTDPEKCKQSKAQFYYESPDKEHLEIDLHPDGPDGFFYTSPTPDLKGVKPLTTEMLDFTIVSLKPLEELKKISRFAFSLFHDLTPSKGGRANIIQHPKEEGKTPYKMVAFEDNDVTHIFELTVHYSAKTLGGSSGAPVMDDEGRLFALHRAGCGDHGKCNTAVRIQAIVTHLEKKGLGEVVKRYAPVIPPKPSSIIRVDLKNIHPDFVGRERYLQDLEKALIRKDPDPNDPPVARVLFGEGGVGKSELALAFANLHIKDFLLICWMDSTSLEGYRKLAEELKVFFDDKTPIEKIRDEVFKALEKRDTPWLLILDNAEEIPKLPPRGKGCILMTSRNRSVGHQDDIIEVRPFDKPEALALFAKVTRQTPTKEMEDLVKALEYFPLVVNEAAHYIAQSNGRVTIQKYLEFFNENTRTILQHLPKDVRYPHPSLFASWQITSDLLKKRHREALEWLHICAYLSPNTIPESWIDIWLLKNGKTDELEREFAKEDILRSLENYSLIRYDESSKSFSMHRLRQEVMREQQKSERGAIVQKAFDLLHKLAGNFDEGKVETWEEGKLWLQHILSFLNYAQVDELNKEELAAVYFHIGRVKNFKIEFKEALEFYQKALTISLATLGPDHPDVATTYHNMASVYDAQGLHDKALEFYQKALDIQLAKLGPDHPHVATTYNNMASVYDAQGLHDKALEFYQKALDINLPKLGPDHPDVATTYNNMANVYNAQGQH
- the recF gene encoding DNA replication and repair protein RecF produces the protein MQLLNLTLKNFRGFEKQEFEFTKGIQHFVGENAHGKTTLLEAIYFLATGHSFRTHHLGDLVMYSKETFLLDLHFDGHGFVQHLQVQSDGKNHHVVFNSTLYSSLYQLYGILPAVVMTTEDIDIIKKGPEERRHFLDLHLFSQDPLYVYHHQRYKRALKQRNMMLKFKKLKHIDIFEKELAKSAAYLTFVRKDAIDLLSKTTAPILLDLSDEKDCLTMEFKTLTHDPLTLEELEQKYIKSYLDVRPKDLDMQTTTIGPHREDLGLFINGNPARLFASEGQKRTLANSLKLAQFEILQHTGKEAPFLCIDDVGISLDLERTKRLHQKLENIEQVFITSPTTLPHFKANVFALESFKLVFAS
- the dnaN gene encoding DNA polymerase III subunit beta; translation: MKFLMAKSELVDLISQIQSVVPSRPALPILSNFLIEATEKGLVLTATDLTVGIRCYLNATINENGATTLPSRRFFQLIKELTSPQVEISVNENNICQVQALSSLFKLNGMPTNEYPLLPDLDNAHKISISKDELKEMLYKTAFAASKDENRYLMTGILIKIEKGVMMMVGTDARRLSKVEKTIQIDQDFTQEYIVPLKGVDEIQKILDRTVDETIVLYLTPDRIAIETSNVMLVTKLLVGDFPDFKSVIPQETHYTIGIHREELITILRQISLFTDENTGACQFHFENSELIISSQHHEIGEARVSMPVEFDQKPFEIAFNPHHILDVLRHTNDEVLSFSFIDAFNPTLIEDAKKALFVVMPMRQS
- the smpB gene encoding SsrA-binding protein, which produces MAKLVSNKKAYYHYEIIETYEAGIKLLGTEIKSLRNHGGNLDGAFCKILDFEMWLLGASIVPYKHGAAFNHEELRDRKLLMHKKEILKISQKIKEKGLSLIPLCIYLKKNIAKIEIALVRGKKKYDKRHAIKEREEKRRIQRITN